In Polyangiaceae bacterium, a genomic segment contains:
- a CDS encoding PEGA domain-containing protein, which translates to MRAGPEGAEHTFGRGKPRAGPEGPEHGGGGHQKQSYDIAGNLGDVELTLGKPRDAAEHLEYSYRNWPTGKQEARQRTLERLSQAKKLVGALEISVNVDGAEITVNDAAAGRAPLNHDVFVEAGAVSISVTAPGYATETKTVPVAKGESRKVAIELTADGSAGAATGGNGGNGGAGNNGSGGDSGAAGSGGTSVSTDGMSGKTVALIAGGALTVASAATWIGFYFAQKSTKDDANGLLDQIGGELGPNGCSSQPDHSLCTQLADKNDTGKTQKTLSTIGGIGFAAFGAATAAVWFLWPDEKQDSAVTPQLAPTIAKDEIGVTVRGSF; encoded by the coding sequence GTGCGCGCAGGCCCCGAAGGGGCCGAGCACACATTTGGGAGGGGCAAGCCGCGCGCAGGGCCCGAAGGGCCCGAGCACGGCGGGGGTGGGCATCAAAAGCAAAGCTACGACATCGCCGGCAATCTCGGTGATGTCGAGCTCACGCTCGGCAAGCCGCGCGATGCAGCGGAGCACCTCGAGTACTCGTACCGCAATTGGCCCACGGGCAAACAAGAGGCGCGCCAGCGCACGCTCGAGCGCCTCAGCCAAGCGAAGAAGCTCGTCGGCGCTCTCGAGATCTCCGTCAATGTCGACGGCGCAGAGATCACCGTCAACGACGCCGCAGCCGGCCGCGCACCGCTCAACCACGACGTGTTCGTCGAAGCCGGCGCCGTCAGCATCTCCGTCACGGCTCCCGGCTACGCCACGGAAACCAAGACCGTCCCCGTCGCCAAGGGCGAGTCGCGCAAAGTCGCCATCGAGCTAACGGCCGACGGCAGTGCCGGCGCTGCCACTGGCGGCAACGGCGGCAACGGCGGCGCGGGCAACAACGGCTCCGGCGGAGACAGCGGCGCCGCCGGTTCCGGCGGCACCTCCGTCTCCACCGACGGCATGTCCGGCAAGACCGTCGCTCTCATCGCCGGCGGCGCTCTGACCGTCGCAAGCGCAGCGACGTGGATCGGGTTCTACTTCGCACAGAAGTCAACGAAGGACGACGCAAACGGATTGCTGGACCAGATCGGCGGGGAACTTGGGCCGAATGGTTGCAGCAGTCAGCCGGACCATTCGCTGTGCACCCAGCTGGCAGACAAGAATGATACCGGCAAGACACAAAAGACCCTCTCCACCATAGGAGGCATCGGGTTCGCGGCCTTTGGGGCAGCGACGGCCGCTGTCTGGTTCTTGTGGCCGGATGAGAAGCAGGATTCCGCGGTGACGCCCCAACTCGCGCCGACCATTGCGAAGGATGAGATTGGGGTCACGGTTAGAGGAAGCTTTTAG
- a CDS encoding DDE-type integrase/transposase/recombinase: MQGEVEVVEDDSEWTSWDCDMRPEEIPVPGSWPEVVQRGWLCALGLAYRGIVTLAAATGGEQAIALIGGSSEREARLLRARFARMPAAQRPHYKPKERLEILEEKTRRGLRTEEVARRFLVTVATVERWLSRLDEGGEKALLAMRRPVNRLDDLVGEMVREVGKHCPQMGKKRIAQILARAGLRLAESTVARKLKEKPDSKRPPPPAPEPQSASPASGRTVIAKYESHVWGLDHTVVPTAVGFWVPWFPGAMLQVWPFCFWLSVVMDHFSRRILAIGVYTREPSGQQVCRLLDRARRRAGGAPKYTVTDQGAQFREKYRRWCERWSVKPRYGAVGKHGSIAIVERFWRSLKEEAFGPERRGVVINLGAMAELCSRYVDWYNDIRPHQGLDGATPSEVFDGRRPPHQRPCDRPRARSPDPSIAAASRMPRGQRDEKLRLVLGHAPGLPHLPVIELRKAA; this comes from the coding sequence ATGCAAGGCGAGGTTGAGGTCGTCGAGGACGACAGCGAATGGACGAGCTGGGACTGCGACATGAGGCCCGAGGAGATCCCCGTGCCGGGAAGCTGGCCGGAGGTCGTGCAGCGCGGGTGGCTGTGCGCGCTTGGACTGGCGTATCGCGGGATCGTGACCCTCGCCGCGGCGACAGGTGGGGAGCAGGCGATCGCGCTCATCGGCGGGAGCTCCGAACGCGAGGCGCGCCTACTGCGGGCGCGTTTCGCACGGATGCCCGCTGCGCAGCGGCCGCACTACAAGCCGAAGGAGCGGCTGGAGATCTTGGAAGAGAAGACGCGACGAGGCCTCCGCACGGAGGAAGTGGCGAGGCGCTTCCTGGTGACCGTGGCTACGGTCGAGCGGTGGCTGTCGCGGTTGGACGAAGGCGGGGAGAAGGCGCTGCTGGCGATGCGCCGCCCGGTCAATCGACTCGATGACCTCGTGGGGGAGATGGTCCGAGAGGTGGGCAAGCACTGTCCGCAGATGGGTAAGAAGCGGATCGCGCAGATTCTTGCGCGTGCAGGCCTGCGGCTCGCGGAAAGCACCGTCGCGAGGAAGCTGAAAGAGAAGCCGGATTCGAAGCGTCCCCCGCCGCCCGCGCCGGAGCCCCAGAGCGCGAGTCCCGCGTCGGGAAGGACGGTGATCGCGAAGTACGAGAGCCACGTGTGGGGGCTGGACCACACCGTAGTGCCGACGGCGGTGGGCTTCTGGGTGCCGTGGTTTCCGGGAGCGATGCTTCAGGTCTGGCCCTTCTGCTTCTGGCTGTCGGTGGTGATGGATCACTTCTCGCGCCGGATACTCGCCATCGGGGTGTACACGAGAGAGCCGTCAGGGCAGCAGGTGTGTCGGTTGCTGGACAGGGCGCGCCGCCGTGCCGGCGGCGCGCCGAAGTACACGGTGACGGACCAAGGCGCGCAGTTTCGGGAGAAGTACCGTCGGTGGTGTGAGCGGTGGAGCGTGAAGCCCCGCTACGGAGCGGTGGGCAAGCATGGCTCCATCGCCATCGTGGAACGATTCTGGCGCAGCTTGAAAGAGGAAGCGTTCGGGCCCGAACGGCGCGGCGTGGTGATCAACCTTGGCGCCATGGCGGAGCTCTGCTCGCGCTACGTCGATTGGTACAACGACATTCGGCCGCACCAAGGGCTTGATGGCGCAACCCCGAGTGAAGTCTTCGACGGCAGGCGTCCGCCGCACCAGAGGCCGTGTGACCGTCCGCGTGCACGATCTCCGGACCCCTCAATAGCTGCAGCGTCGCGAATGCCGCGGGGACAACGCGATGAGAAACTGCGACTCGTGCTCGGCCACGCGCCGGGTCTCCCCCATCTCCCCGTCATCGAGTTGCGCAAAGCCGCTTGA
- a CDS encoding Rpn family recombination-promoting nuclease/putative transposase has translation MDNPHDRFFRHVFSDPENAAGELKTILPAELSAHIAWSSLRLVPGSYVDAELSDLRSDVLFETSLDGRPLLIYFLLEHQSSFDRWMPLKMLGYMLRIWEDFHKKHPDAQLLPPIVPGVVYHGDRAWPPRMLFMDLLDVDQALHKLLAPHVPEFEFHVDDLSGAQAESLRARAMTAIAQLSLFCLSRARKSGDVAAELAQSWQDRMREVADAPNGVAALGTVLRYLLEASETPPERVRNLVRQLGPRAEEAFMTGAQILRAEGEAKGKAEGKAEGKAEGKADTLLKLLELKFGELPDATTHRVRGATLEQLDSWVERILSATSLEDVFAS, from the coding sequence ATGGACAACCCGCACGATCGCTTCTTCCGTCACGTGTTCTCCGATCCCGAGAACGCCGCTGGCGAGCTCAAGACGATCCTTCCCGCCGAGCTGTCCGCTCACATCGCCTGGTCCTCGCTCCGGCTCGTACCCGGAAGCTATGTCGATGCTGAGCTCAGCGACTTGCGCTCCGACGTCTTGTTCGAGACCAGCCTCGACGGCCGGCCGCTCCTCATCTACTTCTTGCTCGAGCACCAGAGCAGCTTCGACCGATGGATGCCGCTCAAGATGCTCGGCTACATGCTCCGCATCTGGGAGGACTTCCACAAGAAGCACCCCGACGCTCAGTTGCTCCCTCCCATCGTTCCGGGCGTCGTCTACCACGGCGACCGCGCGTGGCCGCCTCGGATGCTCTTCATGGACCTGCTCGACGTCGACCAGGCCCTGCACAAGCTCCTCGCACCCCACGTCCCGGAGTTCGAATTTCACGTCGATGATCTCTCCGGCGCTCAAGCCGAGTCTCTTCGCGCCCGCGCCATGACCGCCATCGCCCAGCTGTCGCTCTTCTGCCTCAGCCGTGCCCGCAAGAGCGGCGACGTCGCCGCAGAGCTGGCTCAGTCCTGGCAAGATCGCATGCGGGAGGTGGCCGATGCTCCCAACGGCGTGGCGGCACTCGGCACCGTTTTGCGCTATCTTCTCGAGGCCAGCGAAACTCCCCCCGAGCGAGTCAGAAACCTCGTCCGGCAGCTGGGACCCAGAGCCGAGGAAGCTTTCATGACCGGTGCACAGATTCTCAGAGCTGAAGGCGAAGCCAAGGGCAAGGCCGAGGGCAAGGCCGAGGGCAAGGCCGAGGGCAAGGCCGATACTCTCCTGAAGCTGCTGGAGTTGAAGTTCGGAGAGCTGCCGGACGCCACCACTCACCGTGTGCGTGGCGCGACCCTGGAGCAGCTCGACTCCTGGGTCGAGCGCATCCTCTCGGCAACTTCGCTCGAGGACGTGTTCGCGAGCTGA
- a CDS encoding DUF559 domain-containing protein, which produces MRRPHRQSAQPVARARAHALRQQLTFSEQKLWQELRGSKLGVAFRRQVAIGRHIADFAAPSMRLVVEVDGGYHVARKAADKRRDRDLARLGWRVLRLEATLVAHHLPQALELVRRALA; this is translated from the coding sequence ATGCGTCGCCCCCATCGTCAGTCCGCTCAGCCAGTTGCTCGCGCTCGTGCCCATGCGCTGCGGCAACAACTCACGTTCAGTGAGCAGAAGCTGTGGCAAGAGCTCCGTGGCTCCAAGCTGGGTGTGGCCTTCCGGCGGCAAGTGGCCATCGGCCGCCACATTGCAGATTTCGCTGCCCCCAGCATGCGCTTGGTCGTTGAAGTGGATGGTGGCTATCACGTCGCGCGAAAGGCCGCCGACAAGCGCCGGGACCGGGACCTGGCCCGGCTTGGCTGGCGCGTGCTGCGGTTGGAAGCCACGTTGGTCGCGCATCATCTGCCGCAGGCGTTGGAGTTGGTGCGTCGGGCGTTGGCGTGA
- a CDS encoding DUF559 domain-containing protein, giving the protein MRRPHRQSAQPVARARAHALRQQLTFSEQKLWQELRGSKLGVAFRRQVAIGRYIADFAAPSMRLVVEVDGGYHVARKAADKRRDRDLARLGWRVLRLEAGLVVHRLPEAVARIRQALGARG; this is encoded by the coding sequence ATGCGTCGCCCCCATCGTCAGTCCGCTCAGCCAGTTGCTCGCGCTCGTGCCCATGCGCTGCGGCAACAACTCACGTTCAGCGAGCAGAAGCTGTGGCAAGAGCTCCGTGGCTCCAAGCTGGGCGTGGCCTTCCGGCGGCAAGTGGCCATCGGCCGCTACATTGCAGATTTCGCTGCCCCCAGCATGCGCTTGGTCGTTGAAGTGGATGGCGGCTATCACGTCGCGCGAAAGGCCGCCGACAAGCGCCGAGACCGGGACCTGGCCCGGCTTGGCTGGCGCGTGCTGCGGTTGGAAGCAGGCCTCGTCGTGCATCGGCTGCCGGAAGCTGTCGCTCGCATCCGCCAAGCGTTGGGGGCGCGTGGCTGA
- a CDS encoding PEGA domain-containing protein — translation MIFLRTGIRTQARLLTSALLLAASTAAPTTSAQPAPQALSPADSDKADTLFKRGNELYKERKWKEAYEKYVEAFKLKQSYDIAGNLGDVELTLGKPRDAAEHLEYSYRNWPTGKQEARQRTLERLSQAKKLVGALEISVNVDGAEITVNDAAAGRAPLNHDVFVEAGAVSISVTAPGYATETKTVPVAKGESRKVAIELTADGSAGAATGGNGGNGGSGGAGNNGSGGDSGAAGSGGTSVSTDGMSTKTVVMIAEGGLAAIGLGVGVGFALASSSAKDDRDSLKDQSVQELGKNGCAAQPDAQVCVDLMDAANRAKDDSTISTVGFIGMGVSAVALGATWLLWDEKKPSENQTRVYVDPWTKSVSVAGRF, via the coding sequence ATGATCTTCCTTCGCACTGGCATTCGGACGCAGGCGCGCCTTCTCACGTCGGCGCTGTTGCTGGCCGCTTCCACAGCGGCCCCCACCACCTCCGCCCAGCCCGCCCCCCAAGCCCTCTCCCCCGCCGACTCCGACAAAGCCGATACCCTCTTCAAGAGGGGCAACGAGCTTTACAAGGAGAGGAAGTGGAAAGAGGCGTACGAAAAATACGTCGAAGCCTTCAAGCTGAAGCAGAGCTACGACATCGCGGGAAACCTCGGTGATGTCGAGCTGACGCTCGGCAAGCCGCGCGATGCAGCGGAGCACCTCGAGTACTCGTACCGCAACTGGCCCACGGGCAAACAAGAGGCGCGCCAGCGCACGCTCGAGCGCCTCAGCCAAGCGAAGAAGCTCGTCGGCGCTCTCGAGATCTCCGTCAATGTCGACGGCGCAGAGATCACCGTCAACGACGCCGCAGCCGGCCGCGCACCGCTCAACCACGACGTGTTCGTCGAAGCCGGCGCCGTCAGCATCTCCGTCACGGCTCCCGGCTACGCCACGGAAACCAAGACCGTCCCCGTCGCCAAGGGCGAGTCGCGCAAAGTCGCCATCGAGCTAACGGCCGACGGCAGTGCTGGCGCTGCCACTGGCGGCAACGGCGGCAACGGCGGCTCTGGCGGCGCGGGTAACAACGGTTCCGGCGGAGACAGCGGCGCCGCCGGTTCCGGCGGCACCTCCGTCTCCACCGACGGCATGTCCACGAAAACGGTGGTGATGATTGCAGAGGGCGGTCTTGCTGCGATCGGCCTCGGAGTTGGCGTTGGATTCGCTCTCGCGTCATCCTCTGCCAAGGATGATCGGGATTCGTTGAAGGACCAATCCGTCCAAGAGCTCGGAAAGAATGGGTGCGCGGCTCAACCCGACGCACAAGTCTGCGTCGACCTCATGGATGCGGCGAACCGTGCGAAGGACGATTCGACGATCAGCACAGTCGGCTTCATTGGAATGGGCGTTTCTGCCGTTGCTCTGGGCGCCACTTGGCTTCTTTGGGACGAGAAGAAGCCAAGTGAGAACCAGACTCGAGTGTACGTCGATCCTTGGACCAAGTCCGTTTCCGTTGCCGGCCGCTTCTAA
- a CDS encoding sel1 repeat family protein has translation MDLLRSASRVCAFALAPLLLTACPKKMVVADKVAPENPKAADVRGSESVYVIEAKGQPLIVDWQPEARGDLEVAMKEGVAVVGFSEKGLRLLKDCHIDGEYGFIGVNTKEQVVRLLTAEEVKANLPGAGLGILAKIGGELGQSQALEIAIVMVGKKKTTWATASKKDLKGQCAGATHFVRGATIGAFAMRSAAKGRASTVAEIFGAGASAAASKSSDLANKDGLIDACRKAMPDSNTPPQQCGSLIRLELVALDDGDTQQKPKADGPTVVKNEESEACPPGFVFSGGKCTKPEMAESHVCKFGDVQDCSVQCDKGNTGSCDALGVMFAQGKNVSANAVEAAKLFVKACKGGESNGCYNLAIALYNGSGLPVAKDKAHVLARKACLDGHAQACGMAARQYHFGDGVPEDLTNAAKLYLQACKGGDKSSCSELGVMAHAGQGMKQDDRIAAGLFKMACDGGASIGCSNLGYLVEVGKGVKQDARLAAAIYEKACRENTAECLWWGVAHQTGLVGKVDMKRAATEWRRTCDASKAAGATSSGQLIACGLVTTLLGDKQPMDMNFLQQAVKVWQASCQSGDMRDCAQLGVAVLALGNKPLAKKTFEVSCKGGDVWGCAMAKHPKVR, from the coding sequence ATGGATTTGCTGCGTTCTGCGTCTCGAGTGTGCGCGTTTGCGCTGGCTCCTCTCCTGCTCACGGCCTGCCCCAAGAAGATGGTGGTGGCTGACAAGGTGGCTCCCGAAAACCCCAAGGCTGCAGACGTGCGCGGCTCCGAGAGCGTGTACGTGATCGAGGCCAAGGGGCAGCCGCTGATCGTGGACTGGCAACCCGAGGCGCGGGGCGACCTCGAGGTGGCCATGAAGGAAGGCGTGGCCGTGGTGGGCTTCAGCGAGAAGGGCCTGCGGCTGCTGAAGGATTGTCACATCGACGGCGAGTACGGCTTCATCGGAGTGAACACCAAGGAGCAGGTGGTACGGCTGCTCACGGCGGAAGAGGTGAAGGCGAACCTGCCCGGGGCGGGGCTCGGCATCTTGGCCAAGATCGGCGGCGAGCTGGGGCAGAGCCAAGCGCTCGAGATCGCCATTGTGATGGTGGGCAAGAAGAAGACGACCTGGGCGACGGCCTCCAAGAAGGACTTGAAGGGGCAGTGCGCGGGAGCGACGCACTTCGTGCGGGGCGCGACCATCGGAGCCTTTGCAATGCGCAGCGCCGCCAAGGGCAGGGCCAGCACGGTGGCGGAGATCTTCGGCGCGGGTGCCAGTGCGGCTGCGTCCAAGTCCAGCGACTTGGCGAACAAGGACGGGCTCATCGACGCGTGCCGCAAGGCGATGCCGGACTCGAACACGCCGCCGCAACAGTGCGGGTCCCTGATCCGTCTCGAGCTCGTCGCGCTGGACGATGGCGATACGCAGCAGAAGCCCAAGGCGGACGGACCCACGGTGGTGAAGAACGAGGAGTCGGAAGCGTGCCCGCCGGGCTTCGTGTTCTCCGGGGGCAAGTGCACCAAGCCGGAGATGGCCGAGTCTCACGTGTGCAAGTTCGGCGACGTTCAAGACTGCAGCGTCCAGTGCGACAAGGGCAACACCGGGAGCTGTGATGCGCTGGGCGTGATGTTCGCACAGGGCAAGAACGTCAGTGCGAACGCGGTGGAGGCCGCCAAGCTGTTCGTGAAGGCGTGCAAGGGTGGCGAGTCCAACGGCTGTTACAACCTGGCCATCGCGCTCTACAACGGCAGCGGGCTGCCGGTCGCCAAGGACAAGGCGCACGTGCTGGCGCGGAAGGCGTGCCTGGACGGCCACGCGCAAGCGTGTGGCATGGCGGCGCGCCAGTATCACTTTGGCGACGGCGTGCCGGAAGATCTGACCAATGCCGCCAAGCTGTACTTGCAGGCGTGCAAGGGTGGCGACAAGAGCTCTTGCAGCGAGCTGGGCGTGATGGCGCACGCGGGACAGGGCATGAAGCAAGACGATCGCATCGCCGCGGGCCTGTTCAAGATGGCGTGCGATGGCGGCGCGTCCATCGGCTGCAGCAACTTGGGCTACCTGGTGGAGGTGGGCAAGGGCGTGAAGCAGGACGCACGCTTGGCGGCGGCCATCTACGAGAAGGCTTGCCGCGAGAACACGGCGGAGTGCCTGTGGTGGGGCGTCGCGCATCAAACCGGATTGGTGGGCAAGGTGGACATGAAGCGCGCCGCCACGGAGTGGCGCCGCACCTGCGACGCCTCCAAGGCGGCGGGCGCGACCTCTTCCGGGCAGCTCATCGCCTGCGGGTTGGTGACCACGCTGCTGGGCGACAAGCAGCCCATGGACATGAACTTCCTGCAGCAGGCCGTGAAGGTGTGGCAGGCGAGCTGCCAGAGCGGCGACATGCGCGACTGCGCTCAGCTGGGCGTGGCAGTGCTGGCACTGGGCAACAAGCCACTGGCCAAGAAGACCTTCGAGGTGTCGTGCAAGGGCGGCGACGTGTGGGGCTGCGCCATGGCGAAACACCCCAAAGTGCGCTGA
- a CDS encoding SUMF1/EgtB/PvdO family nonheme iron enzyme: MLCALPLGLVPRAEAKRRGCPAGMVSVHGKFCIDAYEASVDVVDARGRTRRRQSPYHMPNEGERIRARSRRGVVPQAYISQEQAEAACEAAGKRLCTDDEWVEACKGRSPTLYPYGDEHQDGRCNDKGVSPLRKLHGAGDGLDVFGIEAMNDPRLNKVPGSLARTGQFRRCRNSFGAYDMVGNLHEWTANPTGVFRGGYYLDNELHGRGCSYLTTGHNTKYHDYSIGFRCCSGGAGDAQVKKQAPKKKPANGKTRTHVVESGESLWGIAKKYGVSVSDICEASKISPEDPLQPGQELTIPPG; the protein is encoded by the coding sequence GTGCTGTGCGCGCTGCCGCTCGGGCTCGTGCCGCGGGCGGAAGCGAAGCGGCGCGGGTGCCCGGCGGGCATGGTGAGCGTGCACGGCAAGTTCTGTATCGACGCGTACGAAGCGAGCGTGGACGTGGTGGATGCGCGCGGTCGCACGCGGCGGCGGCAGTCGCCGTATCACATGCCGAACGAGGGGGAGCGCATCCGTGCGCGGAGCCGGCGGGGCGTGGTGCCGCAGGCGTACATCAGCCAGGAACAAGCCGAGGCGGCGTGCGAGGCGGCGGGCAAGCGTTTGTGCACGGACGACGAGTGGGTGGAAGCCTGCAAAGGGCGCTCGCCCACGCTGTATCCCTATGGCGACGAGCACCAGGACGGACGCTGCAACGACAAGGGCGTGTCACCGCTCCGCAAGCTGCACGGCGCCGGGGATGGCCTGGACGTGTTCGGCATCGAAGCGATGAACGATCCGCGGCTCAACAAGGTGCCCGGTAGCTTGGCGCGCACCGGACAGTTTCGTCGTTGTCGAAACAGCTTTGGCGCCTACGACATGGTGGGCAACCTGCACGAATGGACGGCGAACCCCACCGGGGTGTTCCGCGGTGGGTACTACCTGGACAACGAGCTGCACGGGCGTGGTTGCAGCTACCTGACGACCGGCCACAACACGAAGTACCACGACTACTCGATCGGCTTTCGCTGTTGCTCCGGCGGCGCGGGGGATGCACAGGTGAAGAAGCAAGCGCCCAAGAAGAAACCGGCCAACGGAAAGACACGCACGCACGTGGTGGAGTCCGGGGAGTCCTTGTGGGGCATCGCGAAGAAGTACGGCGTCTCGGTGTCCGACATCTGCGAAGCCAGCAAGATCTCCCCGGAGGATCCGCTCCAGCCCGGCCAGGAGCTGACCATCCCGCCGGGCTGA
- a CDS encoding putative metal-binding motif-containing protein: MTLSHVGCSSSDCADTRTCGGGSSASTIGKACETAAECDDHRACNGLELCTAKKCAAGTPACSVSDPNHCEATCKESSGGPVCGVQGRDADDDGYKDALCKEDPGDDCDDAHDTAYPGAQEVCDGIDNDCNGKADVEDGLTAYGENKTLLTSTGTLTVSWPAIVWAPEIQSFGVVFTVDDGTNQFVALQVVSPTGTSIGPYIVLGSLPSKAGVARIAWNGSSFGVVWEDTSSGSSDVFFVAVNGTTNSPSAVVPVAKTADDEIIPSVAAAGKYWLVTWQRVLSPTTYALQAQALEADGSLATGTPVELVPSFTGFGAARIAAGPNQAVVAWTEGSPTGSVKYRLLDGQLASTSSGTWSDTVAPQDGFVQVAAASDGVWLGAWQSGSPAARNMKMARLSGAGAKDCSEPVATGSSSLGPAAVAPLPLGSAVAYSEGPAGGALSFSIATAGKDCKRIQAVKLTSSAYSTNALPELVGDMDASATAIAAVWIEQTGGKSVVKIRNLGPALCDAPK, encoded by the coding sequence GTGACGCTGAGCCACGTGGGGTGCTCGTCGTCGGATTGCGCGGACACGCGCACGTGCGGGGGCGGTAGCAGCGCCAGCACCATCGGCAAGGCGTGCGAGACGGCCGCCGAGTGCGACGATCACCGTGCCTGCAACGGTCTGGAGCTGTGCACGGCCAAGAAGTGTGCGGCCGGGACGCCGGCCTGCAGCGTGTCGGACCCCAATCATTGCGAGGCCACCTGCAAGGAGAGCAGCGGCGGGCCAGTGTGCGGCGTGCAAGGTCGCGACGCCGACGACGACGGCTACAAGGACGCGCTGTGCAAGGAGGATCCGGGCGACGACTGCGACGACGCCCACGACACGGCGTACCCGGGTGCCCAGGAAGTGTGCGACGGCATCGACAACGACTGCAACGGCAAGGCCGACGTGGAAGACGGCCTGACGGCCTACGGCGAGAACAAGACGCTGCTCACGTCGACGGGCACGTTGACGGTGTCGTGGCCGGCCATCGTGTGGGCGCCGGAGATCCAGAGCTTTGGCGTGGTCTTCACGGTGGACGACGGTACGAACCAGTTCGTTGCCCTGCAGGTGGTGTCGCCGACAGGGACCAGCATCGGGCCGTACATCGTTCTTGGGTCCCTGCCGTCCAAGGCGGGCGTGGCTCGCATCGCCTGGAATGGCTCGTCCTTTGGCGTCGTTTGGGAAGACACCAGCAGTGGAAGCTCGGACGTCTTCTTCGTGGCGGTCAACGGCACGACGAACAGTCCCTCGGCGGTCGTCCCCGTTGCCAAGACCGCGGACGACGAGATCATCCCGTCCGTCGCCGCGGCCGGCAAATACTGGCTCGTCACTTGGCAGCGGGTGTTGAGCCCGACCACGTACGCGCTGCAGGCACAAGCGCTCGAGGCCGATGGCTCGCTGGCGACCGGCACTCCCGTGGAGCTCGTGCCGAGCTTCACGGGTTTCGGCGCCGCGCGGATTGCGGCGGGGCCAAACCAAGCGGTGGTGGCGTGGACCGAGGGCTCGCCCACCGGGAGCGTGAAGTATCGTCTGCTGGACGGGCAGTTGGCGTCCACGTCGTCGGGCACCTGGAGCGACACCGTCGCTCCGCAAGATGGTTTCGTTCAAGTTGCCGCGGCGTCGGACGGCGTGTGGCTGGGGGCCTGGCAGAGCGGCTCTCCCGCGGCACGTAACATGAAGATGGCGCGGCTGTCCGGGGCGGGCGCCAAAGACTGCAGCGAACCCGTGGCGACGGGCTCGAGCTCGTTGGGCCCTGCGGCGGTGGCGCCTTTGCCGCTGGGCAGCGCCGTGGCGTACTCCGAGGGACCGGCCGGGGGGGCGCTGAGCTTCTCGATCGCGACGGCAGGGAAAGACTGCAAGCGCATCCAGGCCGTGAAGCTCACGAGCTCTGCGTACTCGACGAACGCCTTGCCGGAGCTGGTGGGCGACATGGACGCGAGCGCGACGGCCATTGCGGCGGTATGGATCGAGCAGACTGGCGGCAAGAGCGTCGTGAAGATCCGCAACCTGGGTCCCGCGCTGTGCGACGCGCCGAAGTGA